In Alteromonas macleodii, the sequence CAGAGAAATAGTAATCTCCATTTGGCGTAATCTCAGCGTAGGTAAACCCGGCCGACGATTCAGCCACATTAGCTACATCCTGCCCGCAAGCGATGAACATAGCGGTGATGCCGTTGGCGAAGTGGGCACCATTGTTAACGCTACCGGCCATCATCGCGCCCATATTTGAATATTGACGCTGTTTAAACAAGGCTTCAGGCGGGCAATGCATAATCTCCGTCATAAGTTGCTTTGGTAGGGTGACTTCTGCGACAACGCGCTTTCCGCGGGTATGCAGCGAGTTTAAGTGCGAGTGCTTTTTATCGGTATCAAGGTTTGCTGCCAGCACAAAGTGCTCAATAGGGCCCGAATAGTTTGCCTGTATCCACTCGCAGCCTGCTTTAGTGGCTTTGCTTACCATGTTTTGCCCAGCCGCATCACCACAGGTAAAGTTGAATCTAAGCCAACGAAGCTTAGAGACGGCATATTGCTCGATATCTCTAAGTTTCCCCACGCTGGTGGTGTTATCACAGGCGAGCTTTATGGCATCGAAGTTCTGTTCGACCCATTTGCCAAATGCAAGGGCTTCTCGAGCACCAGAAAACGCAAACATAGGTGCTCGCTGCATGGCATCGTCAATAACAGTGGTGGTTACGCCCCCTGCTTCTCTTGTTAAACGCATACCTCTACTGTAGCTGGCTGTTAGCGTACCTTCTGTTGTTGCCATCGGAACATAGAATTCGCCTTTGGCGTACTCTCCATTTATCAAAATTGGGCCAGCAAAGCCAATAGGTACCTGTGCAACACCAGTGAAATTCTCGATATTTCCTGATAGTGAGTCGGGCGGTATGGAATAGTGAGCTAAATGATTGAGTTGAGTACCGGTTTCGCGCGAAATAAATTCGCGGCGGGTCTGGCTCATATCATGGGTATAGTCGTTATCTGATGAACGCGGGATCTTCGGCATATGGCCACTCCTTTTATTTTCATAATAGAAGTGCTGGTATCAGATGAACACTGTTTACAATTTATACATACAGATAAATGCAGCCTATAAAGAATTACCCATCAATTATGACGTCCTATCGTTTTGAAAAGAGGGGGAGTGAATAGCGCAGTTATATGCCTTGAATGTAAGATTTCATAAGCTGGAATAGTGTGAGTGTGACAACAGATTATGATGTAATGCGCGCTCTGTATAATGGACTTATGGATAATCATGCCAAAGACACTTTTTAAGCCTTCACTTTTCATCATGGCATTGTCAGCATTCAATTTACCTATATTTGCGCCTAACGCTTATGCTCATGAAGATGAACACGATGAGCACCATGAAGAAAAAGTCGAAAAAATAGTGGTTCAAGCAACGCGCTCAGGTCGCATAGCCGATGATCAGCCTGTTCGGGTTGAATTGATTAACCGAGAAGAAATTCAGGAAAAGGCAGCCATGCGACCGGGCAATATTTCTATGTTGGTCGCCGAAACTGGTGGTGTGAGAATGCAAACCACATCGCCAGCCCTTGGTAGTGCAAATATTCGCTTGCAAGGTCTGTATGGCCGTTATACCCAGCTTTTATCTGACGGGCTACCACTTTACGGTAACCAATCAGCGTCAATTGGACTACTTCAAATTCCCCCTACAGACTTAGGGCGCGTTGAAATTATCAAAGGTTCCGCGTCATCTCTTTATGGTGGCTCAGCGCTTGGTGGTGTTATTAATCTTGTCTCTCGTCGCCCAAAAGATGAGTTTGAAGGAGAAGCGTTGGTGAATTTCACCACTCGTGACGGGCAAGACTTCACTACCTATATGGCAACGCCTTTCAGCGACAGCCTAAGTGGCTCGGTGACTGCTGGTGCGCATCATCAAAGTGAGAAAGATCTTGATAACGACGGCTGGGCCGACTTGGCCGGCTATGAACGTTACACGGTAAGACCGCGTATTTTCTGGGAAGGAGATGAGGGCGAGCACCTTTATTTTACAACCGGTTATATGACGGAAAATCGCCAAGGTGGCACCGTAGGTGATGCAACTGTAGGAACCGGAGAAAATGCTGTCTCTTTTATTCGTGGGCTAGAGTCAGAGCGCATTGACAGTGGCCTTGTGTTCGAAAAGCCCCTTGGCGATACACTTACTCTTAATTCACGCTTTTCAGCAATGTCGCAAGAACATACGCATCAGTTCGGCAATGAGTTATCAGGCGTAGAAAGTGATCAACACGAAAGTTACCTCGCTGAGACTAGTTTGGCAGGCTATACAGACAAGAGTGATTGGTTGGTAGGAGTAGCCTATCAATCTAATATTTACGATTCGGATACCTTTGGGTCTTTTGATTACAGCTATGAGGTTCCAGGTATCTTCACCCAGCTGGATTATCAAATAAACGATGAATTGACAGCGTCAGTGAGTGCGAGGCTAGACGATCACAGTGAATATGGTACTCAATTTAGCCCACGAGTATCGTTTTTATATCGCCCAGGCGACGTGACAATAAGAGGCTCTTACGGAGAGGGCTATTTCGCCCCCACGCCTTTTGTTGAAGAAATCGAAGCTGCGGGGCTGTCGCGTTTATTACCAATAGATGGCCTTCAGGAAGAACAAGCGCAGACCGCATCTTTAGATGTTACTTATCGTTTTGATGATATTGAAACCAGTCTTACCTTATTCGGCTCTAACGTTGATAACGTGACTCGCTTAGAAACTGTAGAAACGAGCGACGGGACACCGCCTACAAACGTACGCTTGGTAAACGCAGAAGGTGAATCGAAAATTAGAGGTTCTGAAGTCTTACTTCGCTACTATTGGAAAGACCTGAAGTTGACCGCAAGCTATCTTTACTTAGACGCGACAGAAGAAGTGCCCAACGCTAGTGGTAGGCGAGAGCTCGCGCTAACACCTCAGCATTCAGCTGGCTTTGTAGCTATGTGGGAGCAGCACGGCAAGTTTATGCTAGGTTTTGAGGCGTACTATACTGGCGTTCAGCGTGTAGACGATAACCCGTACATAACCCGTACCAAGCCTTATTGGCATTTAGGTTTACTCGGACAAATAACAACAGGGCGCTACAGCTGGTTCTTAAATTTAGAAAACCTGCTTGATGTTCAGCAAACCGATGAGCACCCGTTATTGTTGCAGTCACAGGCACCAAGTGGACGTTGGACAACCGATATCTGGTCACGCAACGATGGTTTTGTTGCCAATGCAGGTGTTCGCATTAAATTTGGTGGATAGGAAGTAAACAAGACGCTGGCAGTCGGTGAAGATTGCAGAAAAAGCGACAAAGCCAAGGCTGTAAAGCGGCGTCAATTAAGCAGCATTAATTAAATGGCGTGGATTAAGCGAAGGTGGAAAGTTAATGACAACCTCCACCTTTACTTATCAAGCTGCTATGTAAACTAAGCTTTAGTATCTAATCTTGCTTGAAGGGCAGCGATTTCTTCCCTGCGCTTTTTATCTGCTAGCGGGCGATTAGCTTTTTCAGGCGCGTTTTGGGCACGACTTAAAAAAGCCTGGGCCTTTTCATATTCTCCATCGTCAAAAAGGTACTCGGCATAAAAGAAGTTTTGATCCATACCTTGCGGATTAATTTCAAGTGCACGCTTAAACAGCTTTTCAGCTTTTTTGTCACTACCAAAACTCACAGGCCAGCCCGGCACTTTGTGATAAAGCGCGGCTAGTACGGTTAGTGCCGTTCCGTCTAGAACTGATTCTTCTTTTTCGATGGCGCGTTCTAAATTTTCTTTCGCACTTTCAGCAAAGTCTAAGGCGCCTAACCCTCCTTTGGCACTTGCTGTGCTTGATTGAGAAATAGCCAACCAAGTAAGTGACTCTGCACTATTCTCGGATTGCTCTACGAGTTTTGTAGCTTGTTCGATAAGTTCTGAAAAAGCGCTAAGTTGCGCATCGCCCTCTAATTGATAGTTCACAGTTGCCCACTGTTGTTGAAGCATAAGTAGCTCATCGGGTGACGCCGCTACCGGTGTGATAAGTGCCGCTGATGTTAATCCTGCGATAACAAGTGAGGAAAGTCGTTTTTTTATTGTCATGAAAATACCGGATAAAAGAGTTTAATTAGATAAAGAGTATGGCCATTAGAGCGTAGCCACTACAGGTAAAGAAAGGCTGCATTTAATACTGAAGTTTGTTTAACCCATTGTGAACAATATCGGTTTGCTCGCCCCGTTTTCTGAAGAGAAGGGAATAACTAATTGATATGTTTGTTAGTGCGAGCAGCACAAAAAATGAAGCTACAAAGTGGGGTGTTTTCATTAGAGTTATTAGAAGAATTGAATGCAACGGACGTACAGTACCTTAACTCAGTTTCTGTGTCATCGGCTGATGATGGAATTTTATCCATGTTTTTTGTTGTTAGGGGTTCGCATTTCCTTCAATTCCTGTATAATTCGCGCCCTGCCCAGTTACGCCCACCTTTGGGAAGGTGGAAGAATCAGCCGGCTCGAAGGGGTCTTTGTGTTGATTTTAAGGTGATTTCTGGTGTTCAGAAATCAGTAACGACGATATTATTCGGGTGAATTTGAAAATGAAAACTTTTGTTGCTAAGCCAGAAACGGTACAACGTGACTGGTATGTGGTAGACGCCACAGACAAAACTCTAGGCCGTTTGGCTTCTGAAATCGCACTACGCCTTCGTGGTAAGCATAAGCCAGAGTACACACCTCACGTGGACACTGGTGATTACATCATCGTAATCAACGCTGAAAAAGTTGCGGTTACAGGCCGTAAAGCGCAAGACAAAATGTACTATGCGCACTCTGGTTACCCAGGTGGTCTTAAAGAGACAAACTTTGAAAAACTAATTGCTCACAAGCCAGAAATGGTTCTTGAAAAAGCAGTTAAAGGCATGTTGCCAAAAGGCCCTCTAGGTCGCGCAATGTTCCGTAAAATGAAAGTTTACGCTGGTGCAGAACACTCTCACGCAGCACAGCAACCACAAGTTTTGGACATTTAAGGAGCTATTAACATGGCAGATACTCAATACTACGGCACAGGCCGCCGCAAAAGTTCTACTGCTCGTGTGTTCCTACGTCCAGGCACAGGTAGCATTAAAGTAAACCAACGCGCTCTTGACGAGTACTTTGGTCGTGAAACAGAGTGCATGGTTGTTCGTCAGCCACTTGAACTTGTTGAAATGACTGAAAAGTTTGACGTATACATCACTGTTAAAGGTGGTGGTTCTAACGGTCAAGCGGGTGCAATCCGTCACGGTCTTACTCGTGCTCTTATGGAGTATGATGAAGCACTACGTCCAGCACTTCGTAAAGCTGGCTTCGTTACTCGTGATGCACGTCGCGTTGAACGTAAGAAAGTTGGTCTACACAAAGCGCGTAAGCGTCCACAATTCTCAAAGCGTTAATTTTTACGTTTTTTGTATTGCAAAAACCCGGCTTATGCCGGGTTTTTTATTTTCTGGCTAGAAATAAAATAAAAAAAGGTGGAGGGATTTATGCTTCACTGCGTATTAATAAGTAGGCCAGAAATGAATGAAGAATCAGTGTGAAAGTTGTTTATTTAAATACTCAATCAGCTATAGCGCAATCTCAAAGCGACAACTCTACGCTCTACCACCTCATTTCTGAGCATGAACCGGCACTTCGTCGGTTTATTCGAGTAAGGGCACGAGCTAACTCCTCGGAAGTGGAAGATATTCTCCAAGAAATGTACGCCAAACTGTTTTCACTAGATGGAATGGCTAAAAAGATTGAAGCGCGCCAAGATACGTTTAGAAGTTTCTTGTTTACCGTTGTCACCAATTTAATCATCGATAGAGAACGGCGAGCAAAGGTACGTGCTCATGAAGCGCATGAACCATTTTCTGATACCCTATACTCTACGTGGAACAATGAACCCGAGAAGCACGCAGGGATAGCTGAGAAACTCATTGAAATTGAAAGTGTGCTTGAAAATATTAATCCTCATCACAAATCTGCGTTTGTACTTTGCCGTGTTGAAGGTAAAGCTTATCGGGAAATCAGCGATATATTAGGCGTTTCTGTTAGTACAGTAGAAAAATACATTTCGGCCGCATTGACGGCTATTCGAAATAAGGTGCAAGATTAATGGCTACGGCTTTGAACCAGCATTCAATCAATAAACGTGCAAGTGATTACGTTGTGCGTCTTTACTCTGGTGAACTGACAGCTAAAGAAGAAAGTGAGATCCTTGCATGGTGCGATGCAAAAGCCTCCCATCAAGCAGCTTTTGACGATGCGCTTTTAGTATGGGAGAGCTCTGTTCACATTGCGCCTCATATAGGGTGGCGCCAAAAGTTGGAAAAACGTTTCTATCGCATGCGCTATCTAGCCGCATCTATTGTTGTAGCATCATTCTGCTTTTTACTCATCACGCATTATGATGCGCCTGACGAACGTATTGCTAACAGTGAGCTTGCCAATAGTTATTCCACTGCCATCGGCGAGGTGAGCAATGTTGGATTACCAGATGGCTCTACCATTACGTTAAATACAGATACCCGCATTAATATAGAGTTTAGCGAAGCGCACAGAGAGCTTTGGCTAGAACACGGTGAGGCATTTTTTGATATTGCTAAAGATCGCTCCCGTCCATTTTTAATTCATACCGTAAATAAAACAGTGAGAGTCGTAGGGACGAAGTTTAATATTAAGCTGTCACAGTCTGGGTTTGATATAGCCGTAGAAGAAGGTATTGTCGCCATTGAAGAAAAGGCAGGGTCGAACACCGACAAACCAGCGAAAGGTGATACCCAAGTGTTATTGGAAGCCGGCGCAGTTGCATCATTCAATGATACCAGTGCACTTATCGCTAAAGAAAATGTGGACAGTGTAGTAAAAGCGCAAAGTTGGCGTACGGGTTACTTACGTTTTGATGAAGAACGGTTAGATAAAGTTATTGCTAGTTTTAACCGCTATAGAAGCAAAAAAATAGTGATTAGTCAGGATGTAGCCGATTTGCGTATCAGTGGCGTTTTTAAGCTGTCAGATGGCGATGCGATTTTAACGGCACTTGAAGCAACCTTGCCGATAGAAGCGAAAAGAGATGAAGAAAATATAAAACTAGTGAAGAAATAGCGGAGGGTTTTGTTTTTGGCTGCGTATTAACTAAAAGGGAACACATTAAAATACTATAGGAGCAGCCATGAAGTTGCCAAAAACCACAACAAGTACGTTAGCCCTGTGTGTCGCATTGTCACTAAGCTCAGGCTTAAATGCACAGCAAATAGATAACCTTTCAATTCAAGCTACTACACTTGATAACGCATTACTCTCACTGGCACAGCACAGTGAAATTCAAATTTTGTTTTCAGACGCTAGAATAAAGCAAACATTAGCCCCTAAGCTAGAAGGTAGTATGGATGTGCAAGAAGCACTTTCTACCTTGCTTGAAGGTACTGGCTTCATCTACAAGCAAACCTCTAAAAGTACCTATATTGTTACACCGATTGGAAGCGAAGAGAAAAACCAACCACAAAACCCTTCTGCCGCTCCCGTTACTGCTAACGTTCAGAAACAAGAAGCAAGTGTAGAGCGTATTCAGGTTACTGGCTCAAACATCCGTGGGATGCAAGATACTGGCGCATTGCCCGTCACCATGATGTCATCTGAAGATATTGACGGTTTAGGCTTAAGCAGTGGCGCTGAAATTTTAGCGGAGTTACCGCAACAAGGTGCTGTAAATTTTAATAGCGAGCGTGTAGTTGGTGGTGTTAACGACGCACGTGGCGATGTCTCATCAGTAAACCTACGTGGTATAGGCACAGGTTATACGCTTACGCTGTTGAACGGTCGCCGATTAGTGCTACACCCAGGTACGCAAGCCGAAAACTTAGTACCTGTTACTACCGTGAACTCAAATACGCTTCCAGTTAAAGGACTAAAACGTGTTGAAGTGTTACGCGATGGCGCTGCAGCTATTTACGGTACTGACGCCATATCAGGTGTAGTAAATTATGTTTTAGACGACAAGTATACGGGCGGTGAGCTTCAAGCTCATTATGGCAGTAGTCAGGGTACAGGTCGTGACCAAATCAATTTATCCGGCGCTGGTGGTTGGTTATTTAACAATGATAAAACTCACGTTACTTTTAGTGGTGGGTACTATCATCGCGATATGGTTATGGCGAGTGAGCGGGATTATTCTGCCAGTTCTGACTTACGTAACTACAGCGAAGTGCCTGCTGATTTTGTTGGCGATACACAACTAGATAATCGCTCAACGGTAACGCCATGGGGTGAATTTTCCTCAGACAGTCTAGGCACCTTTCACCTTGAGCCAACGTCATACGACGATTGTGTTGCGGAAGTTAGTGGCGATGTGTGCGCGTCTTCTGGATCAACGCCTCGAGATATGCGCTTCGACTCAAACTCACAACGTAGCTTGAGCTCGGAAGTCGATAGGCTCAATCTATACACCTTGGTGAATCACCAAATCAATGATGATGTTGAGATATACGGTGAAGCCCTTTACTACTCAGCAACAGCAAAACGTATTCGTGAACAATCGGGCAATCTAACAGCACAGCGTTTTACAGTTTCTGCTGATGCATTTTACAACCCTTTTGGTGAAGACGTGACTGTTCGTCGCTATCGTCCCATTGATACAGACCCTCGAAATATCGAAGTCGATGATTACAGCTATCGTTTATTAGCAGGCTCTCGTGGTTATATCGGTGATTGGGACTTCGATTCCGCCGTGTTGTATTCAAAAGCCAATACTATCGATACCGCAAATCGAATTAACACCACCTTGTTCCAACAAGCGGCTAATAGTACTGATGAAAGCACGGCTTACAATATTTTTAGCGGCGCCAGTGTGACTAACCCAAATACGGTCGATGATACGCCGGTATCTCAAAGTGTTATCGACAGCTTTATGGTGGATGTTGAGCGGGAGTCAGAAACAGAACTTGCTTCAATTGACGCCAAAGTATCTCGACCAGATTTATTTAGTTTACCCGCCGGTGATGTAGGTTTTGCCGCAGGTATTGAATATCGCTATGAAAGCTTTTTTGACAAACGTACCGATGATTTGAATGGCACATTGTTTTTCAGTGACTTAGTGGGTGGCACTTCGTCCGAAATTGCTAGCCAAGTATTAGGAAGTAGCCCTACGCCAGATGCTAGCGGAAGTCGCAATGTGGTATCTGCGTACGCGGAATTTGTTATTCCACTGTTGGCCGATAAACCGTTTGTTGAAAATTTAAATTTACAGGTAGCCGGGCGTTACGAAGATTTCTCTGACGTAGGCAGTGTATTTAAACCTAAATTTGCCCTTGCATGGACGGTAAATGAAAACGCATTAATTCGTGGTGCATATTCAGGGGGCTTTAAAGCGCCAGGGTTGCCACAAACCACAGCAGTAAATGTTGCCCGTTCTAATACCAGAACCGATCCGTTGACACAAACGAATCGTGGTACGCTAGAACTTCGAAATGGTAGCGATACCTTAAGCCCCGAAGAAAGTGAAAATTACTCGTTTGGCGTAGTACTTACGCCTACCAAAGAGTTAACCCTTACAGTCGATTGGTGGCAAATCAAACAAGAGAACACGGTGGGTATTTTAAATAGCCAAACACAAATTTTGTATGATGCGCTATTACGTAGCCAGGGTGGCTCGAATGAAAATGTGGTTCGTGATGAAAATGACGAAATTATATATATTCGAAATGATTACACTAACTTACTACCAAGAGACATTTCTGGTATCGATTACAGTGCTGATTACCGTTTTGAAACTGAAGTAGGTGATTTTTCCATTAAGCTCAGTGCCGCCAACTTGAGAAAGTTTGATCAAGGGGCAGACGATATCACAGACCTAGTGGTTGCAGCACAAGAAGCTGGAAACGAAGCGTTATTGTACGAAGGGGAGCAAGTTGCCATATTTGGTAGCGATGGCGACCTTATTCGTCAAAACGAACGCCCAAAATGGCGGGCTAATTTATCGCTAACCTATTCTCGAGATGCATGGCGTGCTGGACTTAAATATCGTTACGTTAGTGATGTTGAAGACACTAGCTTAAATTATACCGACGATTCAGGCGATTTAGTGACTTACGTCATTGATGACTGGTCAACGTTAGATGCGTACGTAAGTTACCGCTTTAGTAAAGATGCATTGTTTAGCGGAAAAACGAAAGTGACCGTAGGCATGCGTAACCTGACTAACGAAGAACCGCCGTTTGCCGATGAAACCTTTGGTTTTAGCAGTAGCCTTCATTCATCGATTGGCCGTTATACCTACGTAACACTTAATCATAAATTTTAAGTTAAAAAACTTTTCCTACTTTTACATCATAAAGAGGCGTCTACCATTAGGAGGCGCTTATTTCATGGAGATATCATGTTTCGATTATTTGTCATTGCATTGGGGTTTGTCTCCCTTCTTGCTTCCGCCATTACATTGGCGTGCGAATTCAAGGGCGTTACTTTTTCTGCAGATTTTGAAGCCGGAAAATTAGATTCCTGTGAAGTCGACGAAAACGGCACCTATGTATTGAGCTTCTTACCAGAAGATAAGCCTATAAATCCTAGCCCTTGGTATTACTTTAGTGTTACCGCAGCAGGTGATTTATTGTCAAAACAAGCAGGAAAAGTAGACGTAGTGCTGACCTTTGATGGTTATACGCCAAGGTATTTACCTAAAGTGAGTTACGATCGAAAAAGCTGGAAGATAACCGCGTTTGATACCACAGAGCAGGGCATGACACTAACTTTGCCGGTATCAAAGCAGCCACTGTATGTGGCTGCCCAGCGTCCAATTCCAAATTCTGTTTACACAAACTGGCTAAAACAAGCAGAGCAAGACTTTGGCATTAAGCCGTTTACGATTGGTAAATCTACCGAAGGCCGCACACTTTCTGCATTTGCTCTTGAAAAGCCTGAAAACACCGAGTGGGTTATTTTCGTTGGTCGTCAACATCCACCAGAAGTAACAGGCGCGGTAGCCATGTTCTCTTTTCTAAATCAATTCTTATCCATTACATCTGAAAACAATGCGTTCTTGTCGCGCTTTAATGTTCTGGTTGTTCCGAACATAAACCCTGATGGTGTAGCCAATGGTCATTGGCGACATAGTGTTGGGCATAAAGATCTAAACCGCGATTGGAATGTCTTCTCTCAACCAGAGACCAAAGCAGTGAAAACATATCTAGATAAAATCACGAATGCTGGCGGGAAAATTGTAATGGGTATGGACTTTCATTCTACCCACAACAATGTTTTTTACACCATTCCGGTAGATGAAAGTATCGCCCCTAGCGACATGGTTGTAGGTTGGTTGGCCGACTTGCAAACACAAACCAAAGGCGTGTTTAAAGTCGTAGATAAACCTGGCACTTCACCAGGTAAAGGCGTTTTTAAACAGTTTTTTGCTGATGTTTATCACGTGCATGGTGTTACCTATGAAGTTGGTGATAATGAGCCGAATGAGAAAACTCGCTACGTTGCTAAACACGCCGCCAATACGCTTATCGATACGTTAATTGCCACTCCTGCTGAAGAATTTTATATTAAAGCGTGTGCAGACGAAGCAGCAAGTTGTGAGCAATGATTATGCATTTACGCACAAATAAACCCAAAGCGCTTCGCCATAAACTTGCTATCGCAGTTCTCATGTCCTCGATTAGTGTTGCAGGCCCTGTTAGGGCTGAAAGTATAGAGCAAACGGATGTTTCGGCGATAGACTCTAAAGCCGCGCGTACTTTTGTTCATCAAAGTACAATGAAGCATATTGCTAAAACTATGTGGGAAAAACCTGAACTGGGTTTTCTAGAGCACAACAGCAGCGCATTAATGCAACAGACGCTAATTAAGCGTGGTTTCAAAGTAACGGCCGGTATTGCGGGAATGCCCACTGCATTCATTGCGCAGTACAACCCAGTAGGCCAGGCAGAAGAAGGTGTGCATAAGTCTGTTATCGGCTTGCTCGCCGAAATGGATGCCCTACCCAGCATGGGGGTTTTAAATACGTCTGATAAACAGCCGATTAGCACTAACGGACATGTTCACGCAGGTCATGCTTGTGGACACAACTTGTTTGCCGGCGGGATAATAGGTGCTGCGCTTAGCTTGGCTGATTATCTCGATTCCCATCCAAATCAAGGTTCTCTGAAGGTTTTCGGCGCACCCGCTGAAGAAGGGGGCTCAGGGAAAGTTTATTTGGTGAAAGCTGGCGTATTTGAAGACGTAGATGTTGCCCTCCATTGGCACCCATCGGATAGCACGACTTCTTCACCATCATCTTCGCTGGCCAACAAAAGTGGTAAGTTTCGCTTTTATGGGATTGCCGCGCATGCTGCTGCTGCGCCAGATAAAGGGCGTTCGGCATTAGATGGCGTAGAAGCTATGAACATGATGGTAAACTTAATGCGTGAGCATGTACCAGATGGCACGAGAATTCACTATGTCATCACTAACGGCGGAACTGCGCCCAATGTAGTGCCGGACTTCGCCGAAGTGTATTATTACGTACGCTCAGCACAGCCAACTGTTGTGCTGTCACTGTGGGATAGATTGGAAAAAGCGGCGGAGGGAGCAGCACTTGGTACTGAAACCCGTGTTAATTGGGAAGTCACAGGTGGGGTGTGGAATGTATTACCTAATGTGACCTTATCAAAATTAATGCACAAGCACATTGACGCCGCACCTCCGATTATTTTGACTAAAAGCGAGCAACAGTTTGCTAGCGAAATAAGTCGCACGCGCGAGCAGTCCTTTAATCACAATGCTCACAGCACTCCAGAGCCCTTCGATGAAAAGATTACTGTTTGGTCTGCATCAACTGATGTTGGTGATGTGAGTTGGCAAGTGCCTACCGTGGGAGTATCTATCGCCACCTGGGTAAAAGGAACTCCACCCCATACCTGGCAGGCATCAGCAATGAGTGGTACTGATATAGGTTACAAAGGTATGTACTTGGCCAGTGAGGTCATCACGCAAACTGCTATATCCCTTTTCTCTGAACCTGAAAATATCAGTAAAGCGAAGCAAGAGTTTCAGCAACGAAAAAGTACGTTGAACTATGAACCCATGCTTGGGCAGAGAGCACCAGCACTTGATTATCGTAAGTAGAATATTCTCGTACTA encodes:
- a CDS encoding RNA polymerase sigma factor — encoded protein: MKVVYLNTQSAIAQSQSDNSTLYHLISEHEPALRRFIRVRARANSSEVEDILQEMYAKLFSLDGMAKKIEARQDTFRSFLFTVVTNLIIDRERRAKVRAHEAHEPFSDTLYSTWNNEPEKHAGIAEKLIEIESVLENINPHHKSAFVLCRVEGKAYREISDILGVSVSTVEKYISAALTAIRNKVQD
- the rplM gene encoding 50S ribosomal protein L13; translated protein: MKTFVAKPETVQRDWYVVDATDKTLGRLASEIALRLRGKHKPEYTPHVDTGDYIIVINAEKVAVTGRKAQDKMYYAHSGYPGGLKETNFEKLIAHKPEMVLEKAVKGMLPKGPLGRAMFRKMKVYAGAEHSHAAQQPQVLDI
- the rpsI gene encoding 30S ribosomal protein S9 encodes the protein MADTQYYGTGRRKSSTARVFLRPGTGSIKVNQRALDEYFGRETECMVVRQPLELVEMTEKFDVYITVKGGGSNGQAGAIRHGLTRALMEYDEALRPALRKAGFVTRDARRVERKKVGLHKARKRPQFSKR
- a CDS encoding TonB-dependent receptor plug domain-containing protein; translation: MPKTLFKPSLFIMALSAFNLPIFAPNAYAHEDEHDEHHEEKVEKIVVQATRSGRIADDQPVRVELINREEIQEKAAMRPGNISMLVAETGGVRMQTTSPALGSANIRLQGLYGRYTQLLSDGLPLYGNQSASIGLLQIPPTDLGRVEIIKGSASSLYGGSALGGVINLVSRRPKDEFEGEALVNFTTRDGQDFTTYMATPFSDSLSGSVTAGAHHQSEKDLDNDGWADLAGYERYTVRPRIFWEGDEGEHLYFTTGYMTENRQGGTVGDATVGTGENAVSFIRGLESERIDSGLVFEKPLGDTLTLNSRFSAMSQEHTHQFGNELSGVESDQHESYLAETSLAGYTDKSDWLVGVAYQSNIYDSDTFGSFDYSYEVPGIFTQLDYQINDELTASVSARLDDHSEYGTQFSPRVSFLYRPGDVTIRGSYGEGYFAPTPFVEEIEAAGLSRLLPIDGLQEEQAQTASLDVTYRFDDIETSLTLFGSNVDNVTRLETVETSDGTPPTNVRLVNAEGESKIRGSEVLLRYYWKDLKLTASYLYLDATEEVPNASGRRELALTPQHSAGFVAMWEQHGKFMLGFEAYYTGVQRVDDNPYITRTKPYWHLGLLGQITTGRYSWFLNLENLLDVQQTDEHPLLLQSQAPSGRWTTDIWSRNDGFVANAGVRIKFGG
- a CDS encoding FecR family protein, yielding MATALNQHSINKRASDYVVRLYSGELTAKEESEILAWCDAKASHQAAFDDALLVWESSVHIAPHIGWRQKLEKRFYRMRYLAASIVVASFCFLLITHYDAPDERIANSELANSYSTAIGEVSNVGLPDGSTITLNTDTRINIEFSEAHRELWLEHGEAFFDIAKDRSRPFLIHTVNKTVRVVGTKFNIKLSQSGFDIAVEEGIVAIEEKAGSNTDKPAKGDTQVLLEAGAVASFNDTSALIAKENVDSVVKAQSWRTGYLRFDEERLDKVIASFNRYRSKKIVISQDVADLRISGVFKLSDGDAILTALEATLPIEAKRDEENIKLVKK
- a CDS encoding hydroxymethylglutaryl-CoA reductase, with protein sequence MPKIPRSSDNDYTHDMSQTRREFISRETGTQLNHLAHYSIPPDSLSGNIENFTGVAQVPIGFAGPILINGEYAKGEFYVPMATTEGTLTASYSRGMRLTREAGGVTTTVIDDAMQRAPMFAFSGAREALAFGKWVEQNFDAIKLACDNTTSVGKLRDIEQYAVSKLRWLRFNFTCGDAAGQNMVSKATKAGCEWIQANYSGPIEHFVLAANLDTDKKHSHLNSLHTRGKRVVAEVTLPKQLMTEIMHCPPEALFKQRQYSNMGAMMAGSVNNGAHFANGITAMFIACGQDVANVAESSAGFTYAEITPNGDYYFSVTIPSLIVATYGGGTGLATQNECLSVLGCTERGSVNKFAEIVAATVLCGDLSLGSAVVADEWVNSHERLGRNR